One region of Pyramidobacter sp. YE332 genomic DNA includes:
- a CDS encoding ESPR-type extended signal peptide-containing protein: protein MNKVYQVIWSGARGCRVVVSELVKRNGRNCGSCGVSLRSLLCAATVAGAALALALPAGAVPAAADGKQKEVVLAASDGSVHYFSVKADDSASPDGTNWNNDGATGDSAVAIGRKGHAIGDFSVAMGHDSHAAGKGGISIGRTDLDYRYQGALGDDSIAIGTDAIAGVKDHPEVSASVALGIRAVSNKTDAVAIGSYSVADREPVADKTSVYMGGDAAVQNTAASTRSAVAVGRTTGGNSSWSERFNRQITGVAAGTENSDAVNVAQLKAVVAMVGTAAGGVHYFSVKADDGASPDSTNWNNDGATGEKAIAIGRSSKAKGSDSIAIGSESQVETNSGVAIGLKSQSGNSGVAIGANSQSGSESVALGNGAKAYGRGAVVLGDGAKADAKVGSSVAIGSSSTADRGGFTSSTIAPFSGVELKDITLGAVSVAGSGKLRQIINLADGTEPTDAVNLRQLRAVSSTVEANTSNITKLQGGFYLKADNTTSNVALGGATPPTVEFAAGKNLTVGLTDKKITYVIVENPEFASVTVKSGTNKIKLNGATGTIAGLSNTTLDAGWGENDRAGQAATEGQLKLVKDDIDNLTPTVNNALQDWKVQIDGADVKTVSKTDNILNFKKGDNILLTNDLGAVRIATSQTPHFTEVTVGAAGASKTYLYDGYATFGGISINDAAGSNTVKGLSNTTLDTGWGTGIRAGQAATEGQLKAATLAAGQNATYTIGADPAGAAPGIVLDSAHKRLDIIPTGDVITTAVSGRTLRVGLDPAKLQTLINTTTAPVTNISAKFSVSDGASTPHSHTVTLAKNQTPNIQFVGASNQIVTNVTTTPAGGVVTIGLHQDILDAIANGSGGSGAWNLQTNGDTSTPIGNGDTVQFKNGRNVAVTRPHNGKDVTVSVVDAPVFAGKVTAKGFDAKKEKVTNVGAGNISSDSYDAVNGAQLWKTASSLATHLGGGSSVTPDGTVSAPTYKFKYVGGGSYNTVGDALSAVDRQFGNVYNNFGNVYNQMGELRSSIKTTGALGSALSALKPMHYDPVEPSQLMAGFGAYKGEYALALGWAHYVKEDFMVHAGVSVSHHGESMANAGLTWKIGRKADKEAIPERYRKGPMNSVYVMQKENAQLQAQVASMEKTNSHQAEEIAEMKASQKEMQERMERLERLLRASGKIK, encoded by the coding sequence ATGAATAAGGTTTACCAAGTCATCTGGAGCGGGGCAAGGGGCTGCCGTGTGGTCGTTTCGGAGCTGGTGAAACGCAACGGCAGGAACTGCGGGAGCTGCGGCGTGTCACTGCGGTCCCTGCTCTGCGCGGCGACTGTCGCTGGCGCCGCTTTGGCGCTGGCGCTGCCGGCCGGCGCAGTTCCCGCGGCGGCCGACGGAAAGCAAAAAGAAGTTGTCCTCGCCGCGTCTGACGGCAGTGTGCATTATTTCTCCGTCAAAGCGGACGACAGCGCGAGTCCCGATGGAACCAACTGGAATAACGACGGTGCCACGGGAGATTCGGCCGTCGCCATCGGCCGGAAGGGGCACGCCATAGGCGATTTTTCGGTAGCTATGGGGCATGATTCGCATGCGGCCGGAAAGGGTGGCATTTCGATCGGCCGTACGGACCTGGACTACCGCTATCAGGGCGCTTTGGGAGACGATTCCATCGCCATCGGTACGGACGCCATTGCCGGAGTCAAGGATCATCCCGAGGTGAGCGCTTCCGTGGCGCTGGGTATACGGGCCGTGAGTAACAAGACGGACGCTGTGGCTATCGGCAGCTACAGCGTCGCCGACCGCGAGCCTGTGGCCGATAAAACCTCGGTCTATATGGGCGGCGATGCGGCAGTACAGAACACCGCTGCAAGCACGAGAAGCGCCGTCGCTGTTGGGCGGACGACAGGCGGCAACAGCTCCTGGTCCGAACGGTTCAATCGTCAGATCACCGGTGTAGCGGCTGGCACGGAGAACAGCGACGCCGTCAACGTGGCCCAGCTCAAGGCCGTCGTCGCAATGGTAGGGACGGCAGCCGGTGGGGTGCATTATTTTTCCGTTAAAGCGGACGACGGCGCGAGCCCCGATAGCACAAACTGGAACAACGACGGCGCCACGGGAGAAAAGGCCATTGCGATCGGCAGATCGAGCAAAGCAAAAGGAAGCGATTCCATCGCCATTGGTTCCGAGTCACAGGTCGAGACAAACAGCGGCGTCGCCATTGGCCTTAAATCACAGAGCGGCAACAGCGGCGTCGCGATCGGCGCCAACTCGCAGAGCGGCAGCGAGTCCGTCGCTTTGGGCAACGGCGCGAAGGCGTACGGTCGCGGTGCTGTAGTACTCGGAGACGGCGCTAAAGCGGATGCGAAGGTCGGCAGCAGCGTTGCAATCGGTTCCTCCAGCACTGCCGACCGTGGTGGGTTTACGTCGAGCACAATCGCCCCTTTCAGCGGCGTCGAACTGAAGGATATCACTCTCGGCGCCGTTTCGGTAGCCGGCAGCGGCAAGCTGCGTCAGATCATCAACCTCGCTGACGGTACGGAACCTACCGACGCGGTGAACTTGCGCCAATTGCGAGCTGTGAGCAGTACAGTGGAAGCCAATACCAGCAACATCACGAAGCTTCAGGGCGGTTTCTACCTGAAAGCCGACAACACGACGTCGAACGTCGCCCTGGGCGGCGCGACGCCCCCGACCGTCGAATTCGCGGCAGGCAAGAATCTGACCGTAGGACTGACCGACAAGAAAATCACTTACGTCATCGTCGAGAATCCCGAATTCGCCAGCGTTACGGTCAAGAGCGGAACGAACAAAATCAAACTCAACGGCGCGACCGGCACCATCGCCGGCCTGAGCAACACCACGCTCGACGCCGGCTGGGGCGAAAACGACCGCGCCGGCCAGGCCGCGACCGAAGGGCAATTGAAACTCGTGAAGGATGACATCGACAATCTGACGCCGACAGTCAACAACGCTCTGCAGGATTGGAAAGTTCAGATCGACGGGGCTGACGTGAAGACTGTCAGCAAGACCGACAACATCCTCAACTTCAAAAAGGGCGATAATATCCTTCTGACGAACGACTTGGGCGCCGTGAGGATCGCTACCAGCCAGACGCCGCACTTTACCGAAGTGACCGTCGGCGCCGCTGGCGCTTCTAAGACTTACCTTTACGACGGCTACGCGACCTTCGGCGGCATTTCCATCAACGACGCCGCTGGAAGCAACACCGTCAAAGGCCTGAGCAACACCACCCTCGACACCGGCTGGGGAACCGGCATACGAGCCGGACAAGCCGCCACCGAAGGACAATTGAAAGCGGCCACCCTCGCCGCGGGACAGAACGCCACCTACACCATCGGCGCCGACCCCGCCGGAGCCGCCCCCGGCATCGTCCTCGACAGCGCGCACAAACGCCTCGACATCATCCCCACAGGCGACGTCATCACCACCGCCGTCAGCGGACGCACCCTCAGAGTCGGCCTCGACCCCGCCAAACTCCAGACCCTGATCAACACCACCACCGCGCCCGTCACCAACATCTCCGCAAAGTTCAGCGTCAGCGACGGAGCGAGCACCCCCCACAGCCACACCGTCACCCTCGCCAAGAACCAGACCCCCAACATCCAGTTCGTCGGCGCCTCCAACCAGATCGTCACCAACGTCACCACCACCCCCGCCGGCGGCGTCGTCACCATCGGCCTGCACCAGGACATCCTGGACGCCATCGCCAATGGCAGCGGCGGCAGCGGCGCCTGGAACCTCCAGACCAACGGAGACACCTCCACCCCCATCGGCAACGGCGACACCGTCCAGTTCAAAAACGGCAGGAACGTCGCCGTCACCCGCCCCCATAACGGCAAAGACGTCACCGTGAGCGTCGTCGACGCCCCCGTCTTCGCCGGCAAAGTGACGGCCAAGGGCTTCGACGCGAAGAAAGAGAAAGTCACCAACGTCGGCGCGGGGAACATCAGTTCCGACAGCTATGACGCAGTCAACGGCGCACAGCTGTGGAAAACCGCAAGCAGCCTCGCCACCCACCTCGGCGGCGGCTCCTCCGTCACCCCCGACGGCACCGTCTCCGCCCCCACCTACAAGTTCAAGTACGTAGGCGGCGGCAGCTACAACACCGTCGGCGACGCCTTGAGCGCCGTAGACCGCCAGTTCGGCAACGTCTACAACAACTTCGGCAACGTCTACAACCAGATGGGCGAACTGAGAAGCAGCATCAAGACCACCGGAGCGCTCGGCTCGGCCCTGTCCGCGCTCAAACCGATGCACTACGACCCCGTCGAACCCAGCCAGCTCATGGCCGGCTTCGGAGCCTACAAAGGCGAATACGCTCTGGCCCTCGGCTGGGCGCACTACGTGAAAGAAGACTTCATGGTGCACGCCGGCGTATCCGTCTCGCACCACGGCGAGTCGATGGCCAACGCCGGGCTGACGTGGAAGATCGGCAGGAAGGCAGACAAGGAGGCGATCCCCGAACGCTACCGCAAGGGCCCCATGAACAGCGTCTACGTGATGCAGAAGGAGAACGCTCAGCTGCAGGCGCAGGTGGCGTCAATGGAGAAGACCAACTCCCATCAGGCCGAGGAAATCGCCGAGATGAAGGCTTCGCAGAAGGAAATGCAGGAGCGGATGGAGCGCTTGGAGCGTCTGCTTCGCGCTTCGGGCAAAATCAAGTAA
- the gpmA gene encoding 2,3-diphosphoglycerate-dependent phosphoglycerate mutase, which yields MTYKIILLRHGESQWNRENRFTGWTDVPLSEKGIEEARSAGRLMREEGFVFDKAYTSCLKRAIKTLWLALEELDQMWIPVVKDWRLNERHYGALQGYNKAEMAEKAGEAQVKIWRRSYDVPPPPLTRDDPRYPGNDPRYVNLSPAELPLTECLKDTVARVLPYWNEVICPEIAAGRRLIVAAHGNSLRALVKYLDGTGDEEIVGLNIPTGIPLLYELDENLRPVSHRYLGDPEAAKAAAEAVANQARRK from the coding sequence ATGACTTATAAGATAATTCTCCTGCGTCACGGCGAGAGTCAATGGAACCGAGAGAACCGTTTCACCGGGTGGACCGATGTGCCGCTGTCGGAGAAAGGGATCGAAGAGGCGCGTTCCGCCGGGAGGCTCATGAGGGAAGAAGGCTTCGTGTTCGACAAAGCCTACACGTCCTGCCTCAAGCGCGCCATCAAAACGCTGTGGCTCGCCCTGGAAGAGCTCGACCAGATGTGGATCCCGGTCGTCAAAGATTGGCGTCTGAACGAACGCCATTACGGCGCTCTGCAGGGATACAACAAGGCAGAAATGGCCGAAAAAGCGGGCGAGGCGCAGGTCAAGATCTGGCGCCGCAGCTATGACGTGCCGCCGCCCCCTCTGACGCGCGACGATCCCCGCTATCCCGGCAACGACCCACGGTACGTGAATCTGAGCCCGGCCGAACTGCCTTTGACCGAATGCCTGAAAGACACGGTCGCCCGCGTTCTGCCCTATTGGAACGAGGTGATCTGTCCGGAGATCGCGGCAGGGCGGCGGCTGATCGTCGCGGCGCACGGCAACAGCCTCAGGGCGCTGGTCAAATATCTGGACGGCACCGGCGACGAGGAAATCGTCGGGCTCAACATTCCCACGGGGATCCCGCTGCTCTACGAACTGGACGAGAACCTGCGCCCCGTTTCGCACCGTTATCTTGGCGATCCCGAAGCCGCGAAGGCCGCGGCGGAAGCCGTCGCCAACCAGGCCCGAAGAAAGTAA
- a CDS encoding ABC transporter ATP-binding protein, protein MSVSLTLNDINKVFMKDGEKFHAVQNVNLSVTTGEFLTFLGPSGCGKTTTLRMVAGFEIPTSGQILMGDADITTMPANERNIGFVFQNYALFPHMKIFENVAYGLKVRGLGRAEIAKKVREGLALVGLEKAEDRYPNQLSGGEQQRVALARVLVLRPKLLLMDEPLSNLDAKLRIHMRAEIRRIQQELGLTCLYVTHDQKEALTMSDRIMVMNRGRIEQVGTPMDIYADPASPFVADFIGQANLIPGVLAAAEGDMGVFEIAGCRVRARLGKQNPPQVGKDALLIVRPENLSLEGQENSLPICVLRCLFEGDRLDYHAELAVGDPRPVLSLSVPFLPGTQICAGGASAQASFDPRGAVIIDTPRQ, encoded by the coding sequence ATGTCCGTTTCACTGACTCTGAACGATATCAATAAAGTTTTCATGAAGGACGGAGAAAAATTTCACGCCGTCCAAAACGTTAATCTTTCGGTCACCACGGGAGAGTTTCTGACCTTCCTCGGCCCGTCCGGCTGCGGCAAGACCACGACGCTGCGCATGGTCGCCGGCTTTGAGATCCCCACCTCGGGGCAGATCCTCATGGGCGACGCGGACATCACCACCATGCCGGCCAACGAGCGCAACATCGGCTTCGTCTTCCAGAACTACGCGCTGTTCCCGCACATGAAGATCTTCGAGAACGTCGCCTACGGGCTCAAAGTCCGCGGCCTCGGCCGCGCCGAGATCGCCAAGAAAGTGCGCGAAGGGCTGGCGCTCGTGGGACTGGAAAAAGCCGAAGACCGCTATCCCAACCAGCTCTCCGGCGGCGAACAGCAGCGCGTGGCGCTGGCGCGCGTTCTCGTCCTGCGTCCCAAACTGCTGCTGATGGACGAGCCGCTTTCCAACCTCGACGCCAAGCTGCGGATCCACATGCGCGCGGAGATCCGCCGCATCCAGCAGGAACTGGGGCTGACCTGTCTCTACGTCACCCACGACCAGAAAGAAGCCCTGACCATGTCGGATCGCATCATGGTTATGAACCGCGGCCGCATCGAGCAGGTCGGCACACCTATGGACATCTACGCCGATCCGGCCTCGCCGTTCGTCGCCGACTTCATCGGCCAGGCCAACTTGATCCCCGGCGTCCTCGCCGCGGCCGAGGGCGACATGGGCGTCTTCGAAATTGCGGGCTGCCGGGTCAGGGCGCGACTCGGCAAACAGAACCCGCCGCAGGTCGGAAAGGACGCCCTGCTGATCGTACGCCCCGAGAACCTCAGCCTGGAAGGACAGGAGAACAGCCTGCCGATCTGCGTCTTGCGCTGCCTCTTCGAGGGCGATCGACTCGACTATCACGCCGAACTGGCGGTCGGCGATCCGCGCCCCGTCCTGAGCCTGTCCGTCCCCTTCCTGCCCGGCACCCAGATCTGCGCCGGCGGCGCCAGCGCCCAGGCCTCGTTCGATCCTCGCGGCGCCGTGATCATCGACACTCCCCGCCAGTAA
- a CDS encoding lysophospholipid acyltransferase family protein produces MQNFYWYLICALKAIFCRLPHKTAVRLGDALGKVMWLVCKSRVDKAEARCVRALGVGVTPARQIVLRSYRNIGRAVAETLRLPKIAATVERYVALQGEENLRQALARGRGVILLLGHLDNWEIANICVSKKYPLNVVAANQRDQRITALLMKLRSLAGSRNVQKGQGLKGAIRCLRNGEVLCVLHDQDAKDQGLVVPFLGLPASTPTGVARLAAKFGAAVVPTHIVRNPDGFTHRVIFEPALAEPSGTAFGENEESCLKMCNDRISAWIREHPGQWLLWLYPRWASTVPGDR; encoded by the coding sequence ATGCAGAATTTTTACTGGTACTTGATTTGCGCTCTCAAAGCGATTTTTTGCCGGCTGCCGCACAAAACAGCGGTCCGGCTGGGAGACGCGCTGGGAAAGGTCATGTGGCTGGTCTGCAAAAGCAGAGTCGACAAGGCGGAAGCGCGCTGCGTGCGCGCGCTGGGCGTCGGCGTCACGCCGGCGCGGCAGATCGTCCTGCGTTCCTACCGCAATATCGGCCGGGCCGTGGCGGAAACGCTGCGCCTTCCCAAGATCGCGGCGACCGTCGAACGGTATGTCGCTTTGCAGGGCGAAGAAAACCTTCGGCAGGCGCTCGCCCGCGGCCGCGGGGTCATCCTGTTGCTGGGGCATCTCGACAACTGGGAGATCGCCAACATCTGCGTGTCGAAAAAATATCCGCTCAACGTCGTCGCGGCGAATCAGCGCGATCAACGTATCACCGCCCTGCTCATGAAGCTTCGTTCGCTGGCCGGTTCGCGGAACGTGCAGAAAGGGCAGGGCCTGAAAGGCGCGATCCGCTGCCTGCGAAACGGCGAAGTGCTGTGCGTTCTTCACGATCAGGACGCCAAGGATCAGGGGCTTGTCGTCCCCTTCCTGGGGCTGCCGGCCAGCACGCCGACGGGCGTGGCCCGGCTGGCCGCGAAGTTCGGCGCGGCCGTGGTGCCGACGCATATCGTGCGCAACCCCGACGGTTTTACCCATCGGGTGATTTTCGAGCCGGCGCTCGCGGAGCCCTCCGGAACCGCGTTCGGCGAAAACGAAGAAAGCTGTCTGAAAATGTGCAACGACCGCATCAGCGCCTGGATCCGCGAACATCCCGGGCAGTGGCTGCTGTGGCTCTATCCGCGCTGGGCCAGCACAGTACCGGGGGATCGCTGA
- the rpsD gene encoding 30S ribosomal protein S4 produces MSKNVNRKVTPKGKIVRRLGANVFGNPKYDKLLAKKATPPGGAPRRRAKQSIYGLQLQEKQKIRLAYGVSEKQLRAVYVAAKKMDGVTGSNMLVLLESRFDNVVYRLGYCVTRPQARQLVRHGHFLVNGRKVDMPGVRLNPGDVVTVRENSAEMVVLKQNLEAAAAVSKPAWLTLEGGKGTIVRLPERADIPNIADEQIVVEFYSK; encoded by the coding sequence ATGTCCAAGAATGTCAACAGAAAGGTCACTCCCAAGGGGAAGATCGTTCGTCGGCTCGGTGCCAACGTATTCGGCAACCCCAAGTACGATAAGCTGCTTGCCAAGAAGGCCACGCCTCCCGGAGGAGCGCCTCGTCGTCGTGCGAAGCAGTCCATTTATGGGCTTCAGCTTCAGGAGAAGCAGAAGATCCGCCTTGCCTACGGTGTGAGCGAGAAACAGCTTCGCGCCGTTTACGTCGCCGCCAAGAAGATGGATGGCGTTACCGGCAGCAACATGCTGGTCCTGCTCGAGAGCCGCTTCGACAACGTAGTCTATCGTCTCGGCTACTGCGTCACCCGTCCTCAGGCCCGTCAGCTTGTTCGCCACGGTCATTTCCTCGTGAACGGCCGCAAGGTCGATATGCCCGGCGTGCGTCTCAACCCCGGTGATGTCGTCACCGTTCGCGAGAACAGCGCCGAGATGGTGGTCCTCAAACAGAACCTCGAAGCGGCGGCAGCGGTTTCCAAGCCCGCATGGCTGACCCTCGAAGGCGGCAAGGGAACGATCGTTCGCCTGCCCGAACGGGCGGACATCCCCAACATCGCCGATGAGCAGATCGTCGTCGAGTTCTACTCCAAGTAA
- a CDS encoding DUF6672 family protein, producing the protein MKMKRILVNLAIVLIFAALGWYCYDRGKAYDFLVENTAYTGDGQVIESMEAVQVSIDSREGKILYADDRDQAVAIGSGTHKARIDILDMDDKPIEGQSRIFTFKLSRLGKKPVLNIPLAYKNGDPAAK; encoded by the coding sequence ATGAAGATGAAAAGAATCCTCGTAAACCTTGCGATTGTTTTGATTTTTGCGGCGCTGGGCTGGTATTGCTACGATCGCGGCAAAGCCTATGATTTTCTTGTCGAGAACACGGCCTATACCGGGGACGGCCAGGTGATCGAGTCGATGGAGGCCGTTCAGGTCTCGATCGATTCCAGGGAGGGGAAGATCCTTTATGCCGACGACCGCGATCAGGCCGTTGCGATCGGCAGCGGCACGCACAAAGCCAGGATCGATATCCTCGATATGGACGACAAACCGATCGAAGGACAAAGCCGAATTTTCACTTTCAAACTTTCCCGGCTCGGCAAGAAACCTGTTCTGAACATCCCCTTGGCGTACAAGAACGGCGATCCGGCAGCGAAATAG
- a CDS encoding endonuclease: MYLGIDPGRQKFGWALGGAEGTLVASGIVPAEELEDFALKAARSCKGCEEWLLEGELPEDGKIAKVFCGDGTGHARFVQELARHFEVELVEELNTTLEARRLYWDMHPPRGLRRLVPLSLLVPPRCVDDLAAFCILRRALAAGAIE, encoded by the coding sequence ATGTATCTGGGCATCGATCCGGGACGACAGAAGTTCGGCTGGGCGCTTGGCGGCGCTGAGGGCACGCTCGTGGCGTCGGGGATTGTTCCGGCGGAAGAACTCGAGGATTTTGCCCTGAAAGCCGCTCGCTCCTGCAAAGGCTGCGAAGAATGGCTGCTCGAAGGGGAACTCCCCGAAGACGGAAAGATCGCCAAAGTCTTCTGCGGCGACGGTACCGGACACGCGCGCTTTGTACAGGAACTGGCGCGCCATTTTGAAGTTGAGCTTGTCGAAGAGCTGAACACGACGTTGGAAGCGCGCCGGCTGTACTGGGACATGCACCCGCCGCGGGGGCTGAGACGGCTCGTGCCGCTTTCGCTGTTGGTGCCGCCGCGCTGTGTCGACGACCTGGCGGCGTTCTGCATCCTGCGTCGGGCGCTTGCTGCCGGCGCGATCGAATAA
- a CDS encoding chloride channel protein has translation MGKDNRGIRIFLEEFVLCYAVIKWTVLAVLSGLVVGGAVSLFVELLEFSIGVAGKLTGIWHYAILPLGLAASALMVHYLAPDASGHGTEKVVEAVHERAGQIDVKVVPVKMITTIVTVAAGGSAGKEGPATQIAAGLTSTLAKLLKFNDLDKKKLVVCGVSAGFAAVFGTPVAGAVFALEVLYIGQIFYDVLFASFLSGVVAWRTALLLGLKYSFFPVAEHLPLFSPQNFLWTLAAGVFFGLVSLCFIEIMNFSEKWFHDLKAPLTVKAVIGSALILALTWCVGDSYFGLSEAGMVSVLHGGRVSPWAWLWKILMTVLTLSCGGSGGVVTPIFFIGASAGAAFASFFGLNTIAYASWGLVGVLAGSANAPLASTIMAVELLGGQAAPFAAVVSVTSFMIVGHRSVYPSQLLQRSKSSLLDVSEKGQRIDRNLTVPTPERSPVLGHLSLRMKRKK, from the coding sequence GTGGGTAAAGACAACAGAGGCATCCGCATTTTTTTGGAAGAGTTCGTTTTGTGTTACGCCGTGATCAAATGGACGGTGTTGGCCGTACTGTCGGGGCTTGTCGTCGGCGGCGCGGTCAGTCTGTTCGTGGAGCTGCTCGAGTTCTCCATTGGCGTTGCGGGGAAACTGACGGGAATCTGGCATTACGCCATCCTGCCGCTGGGGCTTGCCGCCAGCGCCCTGATGGTTCATTATCTGGCCCCGGACGCCAGCGGGCACGGCACTGAAAAAGTCGTCGAGGCCGTTCACGAGCGGGCCGGGCAGATCGACGTCAAGGTCGTGCCGGTGAAAATGATCACCACGATCGTCACGGTCGCCGCCGGCGGCTCTGCGGGCAAGGAGGGCCCGGCCACGCAGATCGCCGCCGGGCTGACTTCGACGCTGGCGAAGCTGCTGAAGTTCAACGATCTGGATAAAAAGAAACTCGTTGTCTGCGGCGTTTCCGCCGGTTTTGCCGCCGTGTTCGGCACGCCGGTGGCCGGCGCGGTCTTCGCGCTTGAAGTCCTGTACATCGGTCAGATCTTTTACGACGTGCTGTTCGCCTCGTTCCTGAGCGGCGTCGTCGCCTGGCGCACGGCGCTGCTGCTGGGACTGAAATATTCGTTTTTCCCTGTGGCGGAGCACCTGCCGCTCTTTTCGCCGCAGAACTTCCTTTGGACCTTAGCTGCCGGCGTCTTCTTCGGCCTTGTTTCCCTGTGCTTCATCGAGATCATGAACTTCTCCGAAAAATGGTTTCATGACCTGAAAGCGCCGTTGACCGTGAAGGCTGTGATCGGTTCCGCTTTGATCCTCGCTCTGACCTGGTGCGTCGGCGATTCCTATTTCGGACTCAGCGAGGCGGGCATGGTCTCCGTGCTTCACGGCGGCCGCGTCTCCCCGTGGGCATGGCTCTGGAAGATCCTCATGACCGTGCTGACGCTCTCCTGCGGCGGCAGCGGCGGCGTCGTGACGCCGATCTTCTTCATCGGCGCGTCGGCCGGCGCAGCCTTTGCCTCGTTCTTCGGGCTGAACACGATCGCCTACGCCTCCTGGGGACTGGTCGGCGTTCTGGCGGGCAGCGCCAACGCGCCGCTCGCATCGACGATCATGGCCGTCGAACTGCTGGGCGGCCAGGCCGCGCCGTTCGCCGCGGTCGTCAGCGTCACGTCGTTTATGATCGTCGGGCACCGCAGCGTCTATCCCAGCCAGCTCCTGCAGCGCTCCAAATCCTCTCTGCTCGACGTTTCCGAGAAAGGACAGCGGATCGATCGGAACCTCACCGTCCCCACGCCGGAGCGTTCGCCTGTGCTGGGGCATCTGTCTTTGCGCATGAAACGCAAAAAATGA
- a CDS encoding iron ABC transporter permease, whose translation MDPATRAVIAALWIALGIFVVYPALRLLWIAFWVDGRFTLANLAPVLTNWYDRQALINSLLLGGCVAVSGTVLGFVFAYAVTRLSLPGWFKWLLSIISMLPLISPPFTSSIALTLSLGPNGLLIKLLGLENFNFYGFWGTFLSETLTFYPVAFMTLTTILSRIDSNLEDAAYSMGASPLRVFRTVTLPLSAPGLANAFLLVFACSLADFATPLVLAGHAFPVLPTQAYLQITGMYDLKGGAALSFVLLVPALVVYALQYCWLSKKSFVTISGKAGGRSSVKGPGPFPAACIIGLIAAVMIFVVYIYALIFWGSIVKVWGINNALTSENYAYVFNFGRKAIKDTLIIACIGTPLGGLLAVLVGYATERLKVKGHKTLETVSLLNFALPGTVVGIAYVIAFNDKPLVLTGTVSILVASYVFRYSSAGIRNVVASLQQIDPSIEEASASLGASSARTFRKVTLPLVLPAILAGMRYLFIHSMTAISATIFLVSVRWSLITTRILECMTELQFAQACAFSIVLIVLVFIASGVMALLARLLCRTGNAGGGIR comes from the coding sequence TTGGATCCCGCCACTCGGGCCGTGATCGCCGCGCTCTGGATCGCTCTGGGGATTTTCGTGGTCTATCCGGCTCTTCGTCTGCTGTGGATCGCGTTCTGGGTCGACGGCAGATTCACCCTTGCCAATCTCGCGCCGGTCCTCACCAATTGGTACGACCGGCAGGCGCTGATCAACAGCTTGCTGCTGGGCGGCTGCGTGGCCGTTTCCGGCACGGTCTTGGGCTTTGTTTTCGCTTACGCGGTGACGCGCCTTTCTCTGCCGGGCTGGTTCAAATGGCTGCTTTCCATTATTTCCATGCTGCCGCTGATCTCGCCGCCTTTTACCAGCAGCATCGCGCTGACGCTCTCTCTGGGGCCGAACGGCCTTCTGATCAAGCTGCTCGGGCTCGAAAACTTCAACTTCTACGGCTTCTGGGGCACGTTCCTCTCGGAAACGCTCACGTTCTACCCCGTCGCCTTCATGACGCTGACGACGATCCTCAGCCGCATCGACTCCAATCTGGAGGACGCGGCCTATTCGATGGGGGCTTCGCCGCTGCGGGTCTTCCGCACGGTGACGCTGCCGCTGTCGGCGCCGGGGCTGGCGAACGCCTTTCTGCTCGTCTTCGCCTGCTCGCTGGCGGACTTCGCCACGCCGCTGGTCCTGGCCGGGCACGCGTTTCCCGTGCTGCCGACGCAGGCGTATCTGCAGATCACGGGCATGTACGACCTCAAGGGCGGCGCGGCGCTCTCCTTCGTGCTGCTGGTGCCCGCGCTCGTCGTCTACGCGCTCCAGTACTGCTGGCTGAGCAAAAAAAGTTTCGTGACCATCTCGGGCAAGGCCGGCGGCCGCAGCAGCGTGAAAGGGCCGGGGCCGTTCCCTGCGGCCTGCATCATCGGCCTGATCGCGGCGGTAATGATCTTCGTCGTCTACATCTACGCGCTGATTTTCTGGGGCTCGATCGTCAAGGTCTGGGGCATCAACAACGCGCTGACGTCGGAAAACTACGCCTACGTGTTCAACTTCGGGCGCAAGGCCATCAAAGACACGCTGATCATCGCCTGCATCGGCACGCCGCTGGGCGGCCTGCTCGCCGTTCTGGTCGGCTACGCCACAGAACGTCTGAAGGTCAAAGGGCATAAGACGCTGGAGACGGTCTCGCTGCTCAACTTCGCGCTGCCGGGCACGGTGGTCGGCATCGCTTACGTGATCGCCTTCAACGACAAGCCGCTGGTGCTGACGGGCACGGTTTCGATCCTTGTCGCTTCCTACGTGTTCCGCTATTCCTCCGCCGGTATCCGCAACGTCGTCGCCTCGCTGCAGCAGATCGACCCGTCCATCGAAGAGGCCTCGGCGAGTCTGGGGGCTTCCTCGGCGCGGACGTTCCGCAAGGTGACGCTGCCGCTGGTGCTCCCCGCCATACTGGCCGGCATGCGCTATCTGTTCATCCACTCCATGACGGCGATCAGCGCCACCATCTTCCTGGTCTCCGTGCGCTGGAGCCTGATCACGACGCGTATCCTCGAGTGCATGACCGAACTTCAGTTCGCGCAGGCGTGCGCCTTTTCGATCGTGCTGATCGTGCTTGTTTTTATCGCCAGCGGCGTGATGGCGCTTCTGGCCCGGCTTCTGTGCCGCACCGGCAATGCGGGAGGAGGAATTCGCTGA